A genomic window from Vagococcus entomophilus includes:
- the rpmF gene encoding 50S ribosomal protein L32 codes for MAVPARRTSKAKKGKRRTHKGIKSPSVSFDASTGEYRMSHRISLKGYYKGRKVLEK; via the coding sequence ATGGCTGTTCCAGCTAGGCGCACTTCCAAAGCTAAAAAAGGAAAAAGACGCACTCATAAAGGGATTAAGAGTCCATCAGTTTCATTCGATGCCTCAACAGGAGAATACCGAATGAGTCACCGTATTTCTTTAAAAGGCTACTACAAAGGGAGAAAAGTTTTAGAAAAGTAA
- the rpmG gene encoding 50S ribosomal protein L33 codes for MRKNILLACNETGERLYLTSKNTRNNPERLELKKYSPKLRKKVLFKEVK; via the coding sequence ATGCGCAAAAATATTCTATTGGCTTGTAACGAAACTGGTGAACGACTGTACCTAACTTCGAAAAATACTCGTAATAACCCTGAACGTTTGGAACTAAAAAAATACTCACCTAAATTAAGAAAAAAAGTGCTTTTCAAAGAAGTGAAATAA
- a CDS encoding FMN-dependent NADH-azoreductase: MTNVLLIKGNDRPSTDSVSVKMYETFLQEVQKKEEVSVTIYDVYAENTPFMGQVLFSAFNKLQNGSELSKEEQEILAAKQKAMDLVTAADVLVVAFPMWNLTIPAKLQTFIDYIFAAGYAFKYDAQGNMVPLLTDKKVILLGARGGVYSIPEMQALEMSANYLSNTFGGIFGMEILDTVIIEGHAAQPSQAEEIIQNGLEKVKESVAKIS, translated from the coding sequence ATGACAAACGTTTTACTTATAAAAGGAAATGATCGCCCTAGCACCGACTCTGTTTCGGTAAAAATGTACGAAACGTTTTTACAAGAAGTACAAAAAAAAGAAGAGGTTTCTGTAACTATTTATGATGTTTATGCCGAAAACACTCCTTTTATGGGTCAAGTATTATTTTCTGCCTTTAACAAGCTTCAAAATGGCAGTGAGTTATCAAAAGAGGAGCAAGAAATACTTGCAGCAAAACAAAAAGCGATGGACTTAGTTACTGCTGCCGATGTTTTAGTTGTTGCATTCCCTATGTGGAATTTGACAATCCCAGCAAAATTACAAACATTTATTGACTATATTTTTGCTGCAGGATATGCGTTTAAATACGACGCACAAGGAAATATGGTCCCTCTTTTAACCGATAAAAAAGTAATTCTTTTAGGCGCACGTGGTGGTGTTTATTCCATTCCAGAAATGCAAGCATTAGAAATGTCTGCTAATTACTTGAGCAATACCTTTGGTGGGATATTTGGTATGGAAATTCTTGATACAGTCATTATCGAAGGACATGCTGCACAGCCTTCTCAAGCAGAAGAAATTATTCAAAATGGTCTAGAGAAGGTCAAAGAAAGTGTTGCTAAAATTTCATAG
- a CDS encoding ribonuclease J, with the protein MSDIKIIPLGGVRENGKNMYVTEVDDEIFIFDCGVKYPENELLGIDVVIPDFSYLLENAERIVGIFLTHGHADAIGALPYLLEKVEVPVFGTELTIELAKLNVENYAKTKKFADFHVVDEFTEIDFNHGTVSFFRTTHTIPDSIGISIKTPEGNIVYTGDFKFDQSAIPMYQTDYSRLTEIGKEGVLAMLSDSANAEQVNQVAAERQIAEEVFDTFRSWEGRIIVASVASNIQRVQQVLDAAAKAMRKVVLTGQDLEKIIRTAMKLEKITLPSEDLLIPLQDMKNYAPEELVILETGKMGEPLKTLQRMATSRYKGVHIQEGDLVYITTSPSTAMETTVAKTEDMIYRAGGMVKSVTDNLLASGHGSQNDLKLMINFMKPKYFIPIQGEYRQLAAHADLAHELGMPYKDIFITGRGDIVEFSKGRMHMAGSIPAENVMIDGLGVGDIGNIVLRDRKILSEDGIFVAVATINRKEKRIISKPQITSRGFVYVKASKDLMAEGATIVEEIIEENLKQSDFEWSKLKQDIREQLSRYLFEQTKRRPVILPVIMETSQRKKAK; encoded by the coding sequence TTGAGCGACATCAAAATTATTCCACTAGGTGGAGTACGAGAAAACGGTAAGAACATGTATGTTACGGAAGTAGATGACGAGATTTTCATTTTTGATTGTGGGGTTAAATATCCTGAAAATGAACTGCTTGGTATCGATGTAGTGATTCCTGATTTTAGCTATTTGCTTGAAAATGCGGAGCGTATTGTAGGAATTTTTCTAACACATGGGCATGCAGATGCAATCGGGGCGTTACCGTATCTCTTAGAAAAAGTTGAAGTTCCAGTTTTTGGGACAGAACTTACAATAGAATTAGCAAAGTTAAATGTTGAAAATTATGCCAAAACGAAAAAATTTGCAGATTTTCATGTTGTTGATGAGTTTACAGAAATCGATTTTAATCATGGAACGGTTAGTTTCTTTCGAACGACTCATACTATTCCTGACTCAATTGGGATTTCGATTAAAACACCTGAAGGGAATATTGTGTACACAGGTGACTTTAAGTTTGATCAGAGTGCGATTCCCATGTATCAAACAGACTATTCTCGTTTGACTGAAATTGGAAAAGAAGGCGTTTTGGCGATGCTTAGCGATTCCGCAAATGCCGAACAAGTTAATCAAGTTGCAGCAGAACGACAAATAGCTGAAGAAGTCTTCGATACATTTCGCTCTTGGGAAGGACGAATCATTGTAGCGAGTGTGGCAAGTAATATCCAGCGAGTTCAGCAAGTATTAGATGCTGCTGCTAAAGCAATGAGAAAAGTTGTTTTAACGGGACAAGATTTAGAAAAAATTATTCGTACGGCGATGAAGCTTGAGAAGATTACACTTCCAAGTGAAGACTTACTCATTCCTTTACAAGATATGAAAAACTATGCGCCAGAAGAGCTGGTTATTTTGGAAACAGGTAAGATGGGAGAACCCTTAAAAACCTTGCAAAGAATGGCAACAAGCCGTTATAAAGGAGTTCATATTCAAGAAGGGGATTTAGTTTACATCACGACCTCTCCGTCTACTGCAATGGAGACAACCGTTGCGAAAACAGAAGATATGATTTACAGAGCAGGTGGAATGGTAAAATCTGTTACAGACAATTTACTCGCATCTGGGCATGGGAGTCAGAATGATTTAAAATTGATGATAAACTTCATGAAACCAAAATATTTTATTCCGATTCAGGGAGAATATCGTCAACTAGCAGCGCATGCTGATCTTGCACATGAGTTGGGCATGCCTTATAAAGATATCTTTATTACGGGGCGTGGAGACATCGTAGAATTTAGTAAAGGGCGCATGCACATGGCGGGGTCTATTCCAGCTGAAAATGTGATGATTGATGGACTGGGCGTCGGAGATATTGGCAATATTGTCTTGCGGGATCGTAAGATTTTATCAGAGGATGGTATTTTTGTAGCTGTAGCGACCATCAATCGAAAAGAAAAACGCATTATCTCCAAACCACAGATTACTTCAAGAGGTTTTGTATACGTCAAAGCAAGCAAAGATTTGATGGCAGAAGGTGCGACGATTGTGGAAGAAATCATAGAGGAAAACTTGAAACAAAGTGATTTCGAATGGAGTAAATTAAAACAAGACATTCGTGAACAATTAAGCCGTTATCTATTTGAACAAACCAAAAGAAGACCGGTAATTTTACCAGTTATTATGGAAACAAGTCAGCGAAAGAAAGCGAAATAA
- the dapA gene encoding 4-hydroxy-tetrahydrodipicolinate synthase codes for MSLDEASILTAMVTPFDSQGEIDCQRLSQLVEYLLAHHTEGLVIGATTGESPTLSHEEKLHFFKEVVTIVKGRVPVIANIGSNNTRESANFAKEVAKIEGIDAGLCVVPYYNKPNQAGLYAHFKTISEASDLPLFLYNVPSRTIASLAPETTIALSKLPTIIGTKECAGLQAIAEVIEKSAPGFKVYTGEDAFAFDTKLLGGAGVISVSSHVLGDEMFEMYQSIENGNLTEAAKIQRRILPKMDALFSVPSPAPVKAVLNHSGIQVGGVRLPLVACTNEEEEAILKIMNT; via the coding sequence ATGAGCTTAGATGAAGCTTCTATTTTGACCGCAATGGTCACCCCGTTTGATAGCCAAGGGGAAATTGATTGTCAACGCTTGAGTCAATTAGTTGAGTATTTACTTGCTCATCATACAGAAGGATTAGTGATTGGGGCGACGACCGGAGAATCGCCAACTTTGAGTCATGAAGAAAAACTTCATTTTTTCAAAGAAGTGGTGACTATTGTCAAGGGACGTGTGCCTGTAATAGCAAATATTGGGTCAAATAATACAAGAGAATCCGCAAATTTTGCAAAAGAAGTTGCAAAGATTGAGGGAATAGACGCTGGACTTTGTGTTGTTCCGTATTATAACAAACCAAATCAAGCAGGGCTTTATGCACATTTTAAAACGATTAGTGAAGCCAGCGATTTGCCACTATTTCTTTACAATGTCCCATCAAGAACGATTGCGAGCTTAGCACCAGAGACTACGATTGCACTCTCAAAACTTCCTACAATTATAGGAACGAAAGAGTGCGCAGGCCTTCAAGCAATAGCAGAAGTGATTGAAAAGAGTGCACCAGGTTTTAAAGTTTATACTGGGGAGGATGCATTTGCTTTTGATACCAAGCTATTAGGCGGTGCAGGGGTGATCTCTGTATCAAGTCATGTACTAGGAGACGAAATGTTTGAAATGTATCAATCCATCGAAAATGGCAACCTTACAGAGGCTGCTAAGATTCAGCGGAGAATATTGCCAAAAATGGATGCATTATTTTCAGTTCCCTCTCCAGCACCAGTCAAAGCTGTACTAAATCACAGTGGGATTCAAGTAGGCGGTGTTCGTTTGCCACTTGTTGCCTGCACAAATGAAGAAGAAGAAGCAATATTAAAAATAATGAATACGTAA
- a CDS encoding aspartate-semialdehyde dehydrogenase yields MKKEYRIAVVGATGAVGTKMIQMLELSSLPIASVKLLASKRSAGKKLLFKNKEQIVEELVPESFENIDIALFSAGGGISKKFAPEAVKRGAVVVDNTSAFRMDKDVPLVVPEVNEAALKNHNGIIANPNCSTIQMMVALEPLRQAFGLKRVLVSTYQAVSGAGASAIQELKKQLQDMLDGLPKEELTAEILPCGGDKKHYPLAFNALPQIDVFSDQGYTYEEWKMVNETKKIMNDDSLSVSATCVRIPVLSGHSESVYVELGKDNLTVDEIKATLKDAPGLVLQDSPEEQLYPQALNSVGKKETFVGRIRQDLDVTNGFHMWVVSDNLLKGAAWNSVQIAESLHKMGLVKVN; encoded by the coding sequence ATGAAAAAAGAATATCGAATAGCCGTTGTTGGAGCAACTGGCGCAGTAGGAACAAAAATGATCCAAATGTTAGAGCTAAGTTCTTTACCAATTGCAAGTGTAAAGCTACTTGCTTCAAAGAGATCTGCTGGGAAAAAACTTCTCTTTAAAAACAAGGAACAGATAGTGGAAGAATTAGTCCCAGAGTCTTTTGAAAATATTGATATTGCGCTATTTAGTGCAGGTGGAGGGATTTCAAAGAAATTTGCGCCTGAAGCTGTAAAACGTGGGGCAGTAGTAGTAGATAATACGAGTGCATTTAGAATGGATAAGGATGTTCCTTTAGTAGTTCCAGAAGTAAATGAAGCAGCATTAAAAAATCATAATGGGATTATTGCCAATCCAAACTGTTCGACCATTCAGATGATGGTAGCACTTGAACCATTGCGACAAGCCTTTGGTTTGAAACGTGTCCTAGTTTCTACTTACCAAGCAGTGAGTGGGGCGGGGGCTTCGGCTATTCAAGAATTAAAAAAACAATTGCAAGATATGTTAGATGGCTTGCCAAAAGAGGAATTAACAGCAGAAATCCTGCCTTGTGGTGGAGACAAGAAACATTATCCATTAGCATTTAATGCACTTCCACAAATAGACGTATTTAGTGATCAAGGTTACACATATGAAGAATGGAAAATGGTAAACGAAACCAAAAAAATTATGAATGATGATAGCCTAAGCGTTTCTGCAACATGTGTTCGCATTCCTGTTTTATCAGGTCATTCAGAGTCAGTTTATGTTGAGCTTGGCAAAGACAATTTAACGGTAGATGAAATAAAAGCAACGTTAAAAGACGCACCTGGATTAGTTTTACAAGATAGTCCAGAAGAACAACTTTACCCTCAAGCCTTAAACAGTGTTGGAAAGAAAGAAACCTTTGTCGGAAGAATTCGTCAAGATTTAGATGTCACAAATGGTTTCCATATGTGGGTCGTTTCAGATAATTTACTAAAAGGTGCTGCATGGAACTCCGTGCAAATTGCAGAAAGTTTGCACAAAATGGGCTTAGTAAAAGTAAACTAA
- a CDS encoding LCP family protein: MKKRRLWKKALLLILFVVLVVESFGAFSMAQSYLEVKGKKNNEEKVTNFKGQKAEDKNDINVLLIGTDSRGEDRGRSDSLMIAHYDQKSKTPKLISIMRDTYVEIPGYGKEKINAAYSLGGVELVRKTISANFNVPIEYYVVVNFNDFKDIINTLFPSGLEINAEKDMNLDGVDIKKGLQKMDGNTTLQYARFRHDEESDFGRVRRQQQVLSAIAAQSANLESITRLPKTIGKLLGYVSTNLPTTTLVSCAKDFLLGDTKEVKTLSIPIQASWEFKDYENVGSVLEVDFNKNSEALKKFLTE; the protein is encoded by the coding sequence ATGAAAAAAAGGCGTCTGTGGAAGAAGGCACTATTGCTTATCTTATTTGTCGTCCTAGTCGTAGAGAGTTTTGGCGCTTTTTCGATGGCGCAATCCTATCTAGAAGTCAAAGGGAAAAAAAATAATGAAGAAAAAGTAACTAACTTTAAAGGTCAAAAAGCAGAAGATAAGAACGATATCAATGTACTATTGATTGGGACGGACTCTAGAGGAGAAGATCGAGGAAGATCTGATTCGCTTATGATCGCTCATTATGACCAAAAAAGTAAGACGCCTAAGCTGATATCTATTATGCGAGATACTTACGTTGAGATTCCAGGATATGGTAAAGAAAAAATTAATGCAGCCTATTCGCTTGGGGGAGTTGAGTTAGTTAGAAAAACAATTAGTGCTAATTTTAATGTTCCAATCGAATATTATGTAGTAGTTAATTTTAATGACTTTAAAGATATTATTAATACGTTGTTCCCATCAGGGTTAGAAATTAATGCAGAAAAAGACATGAATCTTGATGGGGTTGACATCAAAAAAGGTCTGCAAAAGATGGATGGAAATACGACGTTACAATACGCTAGATTCCGGCATGATGAGGAAAGTGATTTTGGACGTGTCAGACGCCAACAACAGGTCTTATCTGCTATTGCGGCGCAGTCTGCAAACTTAGAAAGTATCACTCGTTTGCCCAAAACAATTGGGAAATTATTAGGCTACGTTTCAACAAATTTGCCGACAACAACGCTCGTAAGCTGTGCCAAAGATTTCTTACTTGGGGATACCAAAGAGGTCAAAACGTTATCTATTCCCATTCAAGCTTCTTGGGAATTTAAAGACTATGAAAATGTGGGCAGTGTTCTGGAAGTAGACTTTAATAAAAATAGTGAAGCGCTAAAGAAATTTTTAACAGAATAA
- a CDS encoding AI-2E family transporter — protein sequence MDNALKKINVRRFIVFGCILLFLFCFKEYLSLFLLTSIFSYLAITLGSWVHQKTHLPEKLITFFLYVIALFLLYLVGSNFLPLFFDQVKELANYLYKTVPNLKFSPDINRYLDEFIRTSDFTTHIQKGISLSLNYLTNIGSSIMTGGLAIFLSFIYSFTRNETKKFGDEIVASRYGVIFSDIHFFFKKFVLILGRVMETQLIICTINTFLMTIVLSILGFPNLIVLTSIIFILGLIPVAGVLVSLVPISLIGFSIGGIKMVVAVLILIACIHFFESYILQPKLMSKRANLPVFYTFVTLIVSEQLLGAWGLIVGIPIVLFILNILGAHVDPTENKEILDPTIKEEQE from the coding sequence GTGGATAACGCGTTAAAAAAAATAAATGTTCGAAGATTTATTGTATTTGGCTGTATTTTGCTTTTTCTTTTTTGTTTTAAAGAATACTTATCGTTGTTTTTGTTAACAAGTATTTTTTCTTATTTAGCAATTACATTAGGAAGTTGGGTACATCAAAAGACTCATTTGCCCGAAAAGCTTATTACTTTTTTTCTATATGTCATTGCATTATTTTTACTTTATTTAGTAGGCTCTAACTTTTTGCCATTATTTTTTGATCAAGTAAAAGAATTAGCGAATTATTTATATAAGACTGTTCCAAATCTAAAGTTTAGTCCAGATATCAATCGATATTTAGACGAATTTATTCGCACTAGTGATTTTACAACTCATATTCAAAAAGGAATTTCATTAAGCTTAAATTATCTGACTAATATTGGATCTTCGATAATGACGGGAGGCTTGGCGATTTTCCTGAGCTTCATCTATTCCTTTACAAGAAATGAAACCAAAAAATTTGGCGACGAAATCGTCGCTAGTCGATATGGTGTCATTTTTTCAGACATCCATTTTTTCTTTAAGAAATTTGTTTTGATATTGGGACGGGTCATGGAAACGCAGTTAATTATTTGTACCATCAATACATTTTTAATGACAATCGTGTTATCAATTCTTGGATTTCCTAATCTAATTGTATTGACGTCAATTATATTTATTTTAGGCCTGATCCCAGTTGCGGGTGTTCTAGTATCGCTTGTGCCAATCAGTTTGATTGGGTTTAGTATCGGTGGAATCAAAATGGTCGTTGCCGTTCTTATTTTAATTGCGTGCATTCATTTCTTTGAATCTTACATTTTACAGCCAAAATTGATGTCAAAACGAGCAAATTTACCTGTGTTTTATACGTTCGTCACGTTGATTGTTAGCGAACAGCTGCTTGGAGCTTGGGGCTTGATTGTGGGGATTCCAATTGTGTTGTTTATCTTGAATATTCTTGGCGCACATGTTGATCCTACAGAAAATAAAGAAATTTTGGACCCAACTATAAAGGAGGAACAAGAATGA
- a CDS encoding APC family permease, producing MNEKNLRWYNIALIAFVSVWGLGNVVNNYANQGLTVVVSWILIMLLYFVPYALSVGQLGSTFKDSNGGVSSWIKETTTSRLAYYAAWTYWVVHIPYLAQKPQGILVALSWLFKGNGQFVNTVSSLWVSLICFVIFLFFLWLASLGLTTLKRIGSIAGIAMFIMSILFILLAVTAPALAHVHTATADMSSIKTYIPKFNFAYFTTISMLVFAVGGAEKISPYVNNTKNPAKEFPKGMLFLAGMVALCALLGSIAMGIIFDAKHIPADLMVNGAYEAFMRLGAYYHVGNLFMILYAIANTLAQISALAFSIDAPLKILLGDADCHYIPEKLLKVNKKGAPINGYLLTGGLVSFLILFPSLGIGNMNELFQWLLNLNSVVMPLRYLWVFLAYMLLNKKIKEFNSEYKFVKNPVLGFVIGLWCFVFTAFACILGMIPKLNYQENPSSWWFQFGLNIFVPIILILLGLILPVVARRKNK from the coding sequence ATGAATGAAAAGAATTTACGCTGGTACAATATTGCGTTAATTGCTTTTGTGTCCGTTTGGGGACTGGGCAATGTTGTAAATAATTATGCCAATCAAGGGTTGACTGTTGTGGTCTCCTGGATTTTGATTATGCTTTTATATTTTGTTCCATATGCCCTTAGTGTTGGCCAATTAGGCTCGACCTTTAAAGACTCAAACGGAGGTGTTTCTTCTTGGATTAAAGAGACGACAACAAGTCGACTAGCTTATTATGCTGCTTGGACTTATTGGGTCGTGCACATTCCTTACCTTGCACAAAAACCTCAAGGAATTTTAGTTGCACTAAGCTGGCTATTCAAAGGAAACGGGCAATTTGTCAACACAGTCTCCTCACTATGGGTATCTCTGATTTGTTTCGTTATCTTTTTATTTTTTCTATGGTTGGCCTCTTTAGGACTAACAACATTAAAACGAATTGGAAGTATTGCAGGGATTGCAATGTTTATCATGTCAATCTTATTTATTTTACTTGCAGTAACTGCGCCTGCTTTGGCTCATGTTCATACAGCAACGGCTGATATGAGTTCCATCAAAACGTACATTCCCAAATTTAATTTTGCCTATTTTACAACAATCTCAATGCTTGTCTTTGCCGTTGGTGGAGCAGAAAAGATTTCACCTTATGTGAATAATACCAAGAATCCAGCTAAAGAATTTCCTAAAGGCATGCTTTTTTTAGCGGGGATGGTTGCGCTTTGTGCCTTACTAGGATCAATTGCTATGGGAATTATTTTTGATGCGAAACATATACCTGCTGATTTAATGGTCAACGGAGCGTATGAAGCCTTTATGCGACTGGGAGCTTACTACCATGTCGGTAATTTATTTATGATTTTATATGCAATAGCCAATACATTAGCTCAAATTTCAGCACTAGCATTTTCCATTGATGCTCCGTTGAAAATATTATTGGGAGATGCAGATTGTCATTATATTCCAGAAAAACTTTTAAAAGTTAATAAAAAAGGGGCACCAATAAATGGTTATTTATTAACTGGTGGGTTGGTTAGTTTTTTAATTCTGTTTCCTTCCCTAGGAATTGGAAATATGAATGAACTTTTTCAATGGCTGCTGAATCTAAATTCAGTCGTCATGCCTTTAAGATATCTATGGGTATTTTTAGCGTATATGCTGCTAAATAAAAAAATCAAAGAGTTTAATTCTGAATACAAATTCGTGAAAAATCCAGTTTTGGGGTTTGTGATTGGCCTTTGGTGTTTTGTATTTACTGCGTTTGCCTGTATTTTGGGTATGATTCCTAAATTAAACTATCAAGAAAATCCTAGCTCTTGGTGGTTTCAGTTTGGTTTGAATATTTTTGTTCCCATCATTCTTATTTTATTGGGCTTGATTCTTCCAGTAGTGGCCCGTAGGAAAAATAAATAA
- a CDS encoding PTS sugar transporter subunit IIC, whose translation MDRLEKFLNKFLGPLANFMNNSLFFSSLSEAFMRITPITLGGAVVLLIGNFPIPSWIQFLDKIGWAQHFNAAQNATMNAIALFIVFNFAYVYAKKAKYEGLSAGLLAVACFLILMPQNYLIPQVTSQSQHFPVETTLTGVKQLTSFATEYTGATGIIVAIFVGWFCALQYVYFNKKNLVIKLPQSVPPNVSESLRPSILSGIILLVFLAIRMLFAFAPFLSSFGNVFTFINTLIQTPLQHFVSSPISLIIIYVLANILWFFGIHPNMIYGIISPILLSTNIENQNAFKAGHPLPYLTMAVIAFSVGNAFGGQGTTIGLIIAMIRAKSTRYKELFKLAVIPSLFNINEPLVFGMPIMMNPIFFIPMLLTPIAIGGGTLALLKILSFTEFNPMLSLPWTTPGLIVTLLQGGVKFFIIGLFILVVSTIIWTPFFRIADNAALLEEKNRE comes from the coding sequence ATGGATCGTTTAGAAAAGTTTTTAAACAAGTTTTTGGGCCCTCTCGCTAATTTTATGAATAATAGTCTATTTTTTAGCTCTTTGTCTGAAGCGTTTATGCGAATAACTCCTATTACACTTGGAGGAGCTGTTGTGTTGCTAATTGGAAATTTTCCTATTCCCTCTTGGATTCAATTTCTAGATAAAATTGGCTGGGCACAACACTTTAACGCGGCTCAAAATGCCACGATGAATGCAATTGCCTTGTTTATCGTCTTTAACTTTGCCTATGTTTATGCAAAAAAAGCAAAGTATGAGGGCTTATCAGCAGGTTTACTTGCGGTTGCATGCTTTTTGATTTTAATGCCTCAAAATTACCTCATTCCACAGGTGACTTCTCAGTCACAACACTTTCCCGTTGAGACAACACTAACAGGTGTGAAACAACTGACCTCTTTTGCAACAGAATATACTGGGGCAACGGGCATTATTGTCGCCATCTTTGTCGGTTGGTTTTGTGCTTTGCAGTATGTTTATTTCAACAAAAAAAATCTGGTCATTAAATTGCCTCAAAGTGTCCCACCAAATGTCTCCGAGTCCCTGCGTCCTTCGATTTTATCTGGGATTATTCTTTTGGTCTTCTTAGCAATCCGCATGCTTTTTGCTTTTGCTCCGTTCTTGAGCTCATTTGGAAATGTCTTTACATTTATCAATACACTAATTCAAACACCACTACAACATTTTGTATCCTCACCGATTAGTTTAATTATTATCTATGTACTTGCAAATATTCTTTGGTTTTTCGGAATTCACCCAAATATGATTTATGGGATAATCAGTCCAATTTTACTATCCACCAATATTGAAAATCAAAATGCCTTTAAAGCTGGTCATCCTCTTCCATATCTCACAATGGCGGTGATTGCTTTTTCAGTCGGAAATGCATTTGGTGGTCAAGGAACAACAATCGGTCTTATTATTGCAATGATTCGCGCAAAATCAACTCGCTATAAGGAACTTTTCAAACTTGCCGTTATTCCAAGTCTGTTTAATATCAATGAACCACTTGTCTTTGGAATGCCCATCATGATGAATCCTATCTTTTTCATTCCCATGCTCTTGACCCCAATAGCGATAGGTGGTGGTACATTGGCTCTATTAAAAATTTTAAGCTTCACTGAATTCAATCCTATGTTAAGTCTACCTTGGACAACCCCTGGGTTAATCGTCACATTGCTCCAAGGTGGGGTCAAATTTTTCATCATAGGTCTGTTCATTCTTGTTGTTAGTACCATCATTTGGACACCAT